In one window of Thermus aquaticus DNA:
- a CDS encoding homoserine dehydrogenase yields the protein MEPLKIALLGGGTVGSAFYSLVLERREDLAAMGFVPRFLGVLVRDKAKPRPIPEALLRTEPFDLLEADVVVEAMGGVEAPLGLVLPALEAGIPLITANKALLAEAWERLKPFAEEGLIYHEASVMAGTPALSFLETLRGSQLLELHGILNGTTLYILQEMEQGRTYEEALREAQRLGYAEADPSLDVKGIDTAHKLTLLARLLLDPDFPLSQVEARGIEGLTLEALRAAEARGEKVRLVASLYGEGGRWRARVAPVALPQDHPLARARGNALLARTAPLGEVLVIGPGAGGGATASGLLADLFRFLSGAPGHLPASRKKAPPSEGAPFPEVE from the coding sequence ATGGAGCCCCTGAAGATAGCCCTCCTGGGGGGCGGCACCGTGGGCAGCGCCTTTTACAGCCTGGTCCTGGAGCGGCGGGAGGACCTGGCCGCCATGGGCTTTGTTCCCAGGTTTCTGGGGGTTTTGGTGCGGGACAAGGCCAAGCCCAGGCCCATCCCCGAGGCGCTCCTCCGGACCGAGCCCTTTGACCTCCTGGAGGCCGATGTGGTGGTAGAGGCCATGGGGGGGGTGGAGGCGCCCCTAGGGCTGGTCCTCCCGGCCCTCGAGGCCGGCATCCCCCTCATCACCGCCAACAAGGCCCTCCTGGCCGAGGCCTGGGAGAGGCTCAAGCCCTTCGCCGAAGAGGGCCTCATCTACCACGAGGCCAGCGTCATGGCGGGCACCCCGGCCCTCTCCTTTCTGGAAACCCTTAGGGGAAGCCAGCTCTTGGAGCTCCACGGCATCCTGAACGGCACAACCTTGTACATCCTCCAGGAAATGGAGCAGGGGAGGACCTATGAGGAGGCCCTAAGGGAGGCCCAGCGCCTGGGCTACGCCGAGGCCGACCCCAGCCTGGACGTGAAGGGCATAGACACCGCCCACAAGCTCACCCTCCTGGCCCGCCTCCTCCTGGACCCGGACTTCCCCTTGAGCCAGGTGGAGGCCAGGGGGATTGAGGGCCTCACCCTCGAGGCCCTGAGGGCGGCCGAGGCCCGGGGAGAGAAGGTGCGCCTGGTGGCGAGCCTCTACGGGGAGGGTGGGCGCTGGCGGGCCCGGGTGGCCCCCGTGGCCCTTCCCCAGGATCACCCCCTGGCCCGGGCCCGGGGGAACGCCCTCCTGGCGCGCACGGCGCCCTTGGGGGAGGTCTTGGTCATTGGCCCGGGGGCGGGGGGCGGGGCCACGGCCAGCGGCCTTTTGGCCGACCTTTTCCGCTTCCTCTCCGGGGCTCCCGGGCACCTGCCCGCTTCCCGCAAGAAGGCCCCGCCCTCGGAGGGGGCTCCCTTTCCCGAGGTAGAATGA
- the thrC gene encoding threonine synthase, giving the protein MRLPLIERYRAFLPVSLNTPVVSLLEGSTPLIPLKGPEEAKRRGVQIYAKYEGLNPTGSFKDRGMTLAVSKALEGGAKAVACASTGNTAASAAAYAARAGMTAIVILPAGYVALGKVAQSLMHGARIVQVEGNFDDALRLTRELTERFPVALVNSVNPHRLEGQKTLAFEVVDELGDAPHYHALPVGNAGNITAHWMGYKAYFAAGRASRLPRMLGFQAAGAAPLVLGRPVEKPETIATAIRIGNPASWEGAIRAKEESGGLIEAVTDEEILEAYRYLAREEGVFVEPASAASLAGVWRLLREGRLEEGTRVVLTLTGHGLKDPATAEKVAQLPPPVPATLEAVARASGLL; this is encoded by the coding sequence ATGCGCCTGCCCCTGATTGAGCGCTACCGCGCCTTTCTGCCGGTCTCCCTGAACACCCCGGTGGTCTCCCTTCTGGAGGGCTCCACCCCCCTCATCCCCCTGAAGGGCCCCGAGGAGGCCAAAAGGCGCGGGGTTCAGATCTACGCCAAGTACGAGGGCCTGAACCCCACGGGGAGCTTCAAGGACCGGGGGATGACCCTGGCGGTGTCCAAGGCGCTGGAGGGCGGGGCCAAGGCCGTGGCCTGCGCCAGCACGGGGAACACCGCCGCCTCCGCCGCCGCCTACGCCGCCCGGGCGGGCATGACGGCCATCGTGATCCTCCCCGCCGGGTACGTGGCCCTGGGCAAGGTGGCCCAGAGCCTCATGCACGGGGCCAGGATCGTCCAGGTGGAGGGGAACTTTGACGACGCTTTGCGCCTGACGCGGGAGCTCACGGAGCGCTTCCCCGTGGCCCTGGTGAACTCGGTGAACCCCCACCGCCTCGAGGGCCAGAAGACCCTGGCCTTTGAGGTGGTGGACGAGCTGGGGGACGCGCCCCACTACCACGCCCTTCCCGTGGGCAACGCCGGCAACATCACCGCCCACTGGATGGGCTACAAGGCCTATTTCGCCGCCGGGCGGGCCTCGAGGCTCCCCAGGATGCTGGGCTTCCAGGCGGCGGGGGCCGCACCCCTCGTCCTGGGGCGCCCCGTGGAGAAGCCCGAGACCATCGCCACCGCTATCCGCATCGGCAACCCGGCTAGCTGGGAGGGGGCCATCCGGGCCAAGGAGGAGTCGGGGGGGCTCATTGAGGCCGTCACCGACGAGGAGATTCTGGAGGCCTACCGCTATCTGGCCCGGGAGGAGGGGGTCTTCGTGGAGCCCGCCAGCGCCGCCAGCCTGGCGGGGGTGTGGCGGCTTCTTCGGGAGGGCCGCCTGGAGGAGGGAACGAGGGTGGTCCTCACCCTCACCGGCCACGGCCTCAAGGACCCCGCCACCGCCGAGAAGGTGGCCCAGCTTCCCCCTCCGGTGCCCGCCACCCTCGAGGCGGTGGCCCGGGCCTCGGGCCTTCTGTGA
- the lnt gene encoding apolipoprotein N-acyltransferase — translation MRPLLLGLLLALTLPPFPFGPLAPLVLAFLLRGGFREGFLMGLGFFSLHLLWLPQSFAQNFGPWGAVPFLPLVLVKALSFGLLFALTPTPLSRVGGWVLLEWLSEQGDLAFPWGLLGYALLEAPGRLLAAWGGVYLLSLLVLLFAWGFSAGRWSLLLPWALLWLLPLPEARPEGMALLVQGNINPLRKFQGELDEAVYLRLTEEGLKAHPEAQLVVWPETAVWRIPEGVDGVLEGRPLLTGFNLFGPNRAVLYQEGRILAHYDKTRLVPFGERFPFREALGGVYAFFFRAMGLGEVLDRTPGKDLRPLGPYGVMICYESVFPGVARGLARSGAEVLILLTNDAWYGPSYGGRQHFALGRLRAVETGRWLLRAGNDGITASVDPYGRVVAAIPPHREGFLLAPYALLSGETPYVRLGDWAVGVALTLLLLGLILRVRLPGWRNR, via the coding sequence GTGCGGCCCCTCCTTCTGGGCCTCTTGCTGGCCCTCACCCTCCCTCCCTTCCCCTTTGGGCCCCTGGCCCCCCTGGTCCTGGCCTTCCTCCTGAGGGGGGGTTTCCGGGAAGGCTTCCTGATGGGCCTTGGCTTCTTTAGCCTTCACCTCCTCTGGCTTCCCCAGAGCTTCGCCCAAAACTTCGGCCCCTGGGGCGCCGTGCCTTTTTTGCCCCTGGTCCTCGTCAAGGCCCTCAGTTTCGGCCTCCTCTTCGCCCTCACCCCCACGCCCCTCTCCCGGGTGGGAGGCTGGGTCCTCCTGGAGTGGCTTTCGGAACAGGGGGACCTGGCCTTCCCCTGGGGCCTTTTGGGCTACGCCCTCCTCGAGGCCCCCGGCCGGCTCCTGGCCGCCTGGGGCGGGGTCTACCTCCTCTCCCTCCTGGTCCTCCTCTTCGCCTGGGGCTTTTCGGCAGGGCGGTGGTCCCTCCTCCTCCCCTGGGCCCTCCTCTGGCTCCTTCCCCTGCCCGAGGCCAGGCCCGAGGGGATGGCCCTCCTGGTCCAGGGCAACATCAACCCCCTGCGCAAGTTCCAAGGGGAGCTGGACGAGGCGGTCTACCTGCGCCTCACGGAAGAGGGGCTGAAGGCCCACCCCGAGGCCCAACTGGTGGTCTGGCCGGAGACCGCCGTCTGGCGCATCCCCGAGGGGGTGGACGGGGTCCTAGAGGGCCGCCCCCTGCTCACCGGGTTCAACCTCTTCGGTCCCAACCGGGCGGTCCTTTACCAGGAGGGCCGGATCCTGGCCCACTACGACAAGACCCGGCTGGTGCCCTTTGGGGAGCGCTTCCCCTTCCGGGAGGCCCTGGGCGGGGTCTACGCTTTCTTCTTCCGGGCCATGGGCCTGGGGGAGGTCCTGGACCGCACCCCGGGGAAGGACCTGAGGCCCTTGGGGCCCTATGGGGTCATGATCTGCTACGAGTCCGTCTTTCCGGGCGTGGCCCGGGGCCTCGCCAGGTCCGGGGCGGAGGTCCTGATCCTCCTCACCAACGACGCCTGGTACGGCCCCTCCTACGGGGGAAGGCAGCACTTCGCCCTGGGCCGCCTCCGGGCGGTGGAGACGGGGCGCTGGCTCCTTAGGGCCGGGAACGACGGCATCACCGCCAGCGTAGACCCTTACGGGAGGGTGGTGGCCGCCATCCCCCCGCACCGGGAGGGCTTCCTCCTGGCCCCCTACGCCCTCCTCTCCGGCGAGACCCCTTATGTGCGCCTGGGGGACTGGGCCGTGGGGGTGGC
- a CDS encoding Uma2 family endonuclease: MPLLELLSSVSDEDLLALSRRNPGLKLERTAEGRLRLSPTGGESGRVRAEVLGQLYRWNEEKGLGVVFDATGFRLPDGAVFSPDAAFAP, translated from the coding sequence ATGCCCCTCCTGGAGCTCCTAAGCTCCGTCAGCGATGAGGACCTCCTGGCCCTTTCGCGGCGGAACCCTGGGCTCAAGTTGGAAAGGACGGCGGAAGGGAGGCTTCGCCTGTCCCCCACAGGCGGCGAAAGCGGGCGGGTGCGCGCCGAGGTCCTGGGCCAGCTTTACCGCTGGAACGAGGAGAAGGGCCTGGGTGTGGTCTTTGATGCCACCGGCTTTCGCCTGCCCGACGGGGCGGTCTTTTCCCCGGATGCCGCTTTCGCCCCTTGA
- the queG gene encoding tRNA epoxyqueuosine(34) reductase QueG: MGLIPAWAPLKPLEEAERRFRAWLEAGRHGGMAYLQRPEERFWPEKRFPWAKSALLLFAPYAYEDPGRPPGGLRVGRVARYAWSRDYHLVLGEALGALAALARSLGLEARGYVDHGPLPERALAVLSGAGWVGKSSMFLSQAFGVHAFIGVLLTPLEVEAPPRHPSRCGRCVRCLQACPTGALLGDGTLDARICISYLTVEERGFIPPGLWPRMGDWLLGCDLCQDTCPWGRFGGVFPALRPEPHLAHPDLLDFFRLSGRAFAKKYAGTAFARPDRVRMARNALIVLSNLGLGEALMAEAARDPNPLVRRTALHALHRAGKPLEGFLKDPDPLVRAEALALLGEAAGAVHPLQNGGEAPGLQVKEEGAQVVGDLEEAGLEGVGVQDEGVGPGLPGEA; encoded by the coding sequence ATGGGCCTCATCCCCGCCTGGGCTCCCCTGAAGCCCCTGGAGGAGGCCGAAAGGCGGTTTCGGGCCTGGCTGGAGGCAGGGAGGCACGGGGGGATGGCCTACCTCCAGAGGCCTGAGGAGCGCTTCTGGCCAGAGAAGCGCTTTCCCTGGGCCAAAAGCGCCCTCCTCCTCTTCGCCCCCTACGCCTATGAGGACCCGGGAAGGCCCCCCGGCGGCCTGAGGGTGGGGCGGGTAGCCCGCTACGCCTGGAGCCGGGACTACCACCTGGTCCTGGGGGAGGCCCTGGGGGCGCTTGCGGCCCTGGCCCGGAGCCTGGGCCTCGAGGCCCGAGGCTACGTGGACCACGGCCCCCTTCCCGAGCGGGCCCTGGCCGTCCTCTCCGGGGCGGGCTGGGTGGGGAAAAGCAGCATGTTCCTCTCCCAGGCCTTCGGGGTGCACGCCTTCATCGGGGTGCTCCTCACCCCCCTGGAGGTGGAGGCGCCTCCCCGCCACCCCTCCCGTTGCGGCCGCTGCGTCCGCTGCCTCCAGGCCTGCCCCACCGGGGCCCTCTTGGGAGACGGCACCCTGGACGCCCGCATCTGCATCAGCTACCTCACCGTTGAGGAAAGGGGCTTCATCCCCCCTGGCCTCTGGCCCAGGATGGGGGACTGGCTTTTGGGGTGCGACCTCTGCCAGGACACCTGCCCCTGGGGCCGCTTCGGCGGGGTCTTTCCCGCCCTCAGGCCCGAGCCCCATCTGGCCCACCCGGACCTCCTGGACTTCTTCCGCCTCTCGGGGCGGGCCTTCGCCAAAAAGTACGCGGGGACGGCTTTCGCCCGCCCGGACCGGGTCCGGATGGCCCGGAACGCCCTCATCGTCCTCAGCAACCTGGGCCTGGGGGAGGCCCTGATGGCGGAGGCGGCCCGCGACCCAAACCCCCTGGTGCGGCGCACCGCCCTCCACGCCCTCCACCGGGCGGGGAAGCCCCTGGAGGGCTTCCTGAAGGACCCCGACCCCCTGGTCCGGGCCGAGGCCCTAGCCCTCCTTGGGGAAGCGGCCGGTGCGGTACACCCTCTCCAAAACGGTGGGGAGGCCCCAGGCCTTCAGGTCAAAGAGGAGGGGGCCCAGGTCGTAGGGGACCTTGAGGAAGCGGGCCTCGAGGGTGTCGGTGTCCAAGATGAGGGCGTCGGCCCCGGGCTCCCCGGAGAGGCTTAG